In the genome of Paenibacillus sp. FSL R5-0766, one region contains:
- a CDS encoding LysR family transcriptional regulator encodes MNIENIEAFVYINHYGSFNKAAEVLFLSQPSVTARIQSLERELGCKLFDRLGKQIVLTEEGRKFLPYAQQVLQVIQKGKQKIQQRRTTPDALRLGSTVSVSNYVIPDFLPKIKEAYPEINIKLTTATTDQLIAKLLGQEIDLAFVRKVMHPAIRTVAFYEDPIQLYVYKGHPFIESGHVSMEAIRNEQLVFFECGSLDWLRIHRAFDSLEHPPNITYHVDNSETAKKLVMQGAGIAFLPGLTVKKEVQNQELFPIQVHEVAGVSLQISVVTLKEEYSPLAEPFGELLRQL; translated from the coding sequence ATGAATATCGAGAATATTGAAGCATTTGTATATATCAATCATTATGGAAGCTTCAATAAGGCTGCCGAAGTACTCTTCTTGTCCCAACCTTCGGTCACAGCTCGCATTCAGTCACTGGAAAGGGAGCTGGGCTGCAAGTTGTTTGATCGGCTTGGCAAACAAATTGTGCTGACAGAGGAAGGTCGGAAATTCCTGCCATATGCGCAGCAAGTGCTGCAAGTGATTCAGAAGGGCAAGCAGAAGATTCAGCAGCGCCGGACAACACCGGATGCTCTTCGGCTCGGTAGTACAGTATCGGTATCCAACTATGTCATTCCCGATTTTCTACCCAAGATCAAGGAAGCTTACCCCGAAATTAACATCAAACTGACGACAGCAACGACGGATCAGCTGATTGCCAAACTGCTTGGTCAGGAGATCGATCTTGCTTTTGTGCGCAAGGTCATGCATCCTGCGATCCGTACGGTTGCTTTTTATGAAGATCCGATCCAGCTCTATGTGTACAAAGGGCATCCATTCATTGAGAGCGGACATGTCAGCATGGAAGCCATCCGGAATGAGCAACTGGTCTTTTTTGAATGTGGTTCACTGGACTGGCTTCGCATTCACCGGGCTTTCGACTCGCTGGAACATCCGCCGAATATTACATATCATGTCGATAATTCGGAGACGGCGAAGAAACTGGTTATGCAAGGGGCAGGCATTGCCTTTCTCCCGGGACTCACGGTGAAGAAGGAAGTGCAGAATCAGGAGTTGTTCCCCATTCAGGTACATGAGGTAGCAGGTGTATCGTTGCAGATCAGCGTCGTCACGTTAAAAGAAGAATATTCGCCATTGGCAGAGCCCTTCGGGGAACTGCTGCGGCAGTTATAG
- a CDS encoding glutaredoxin family protein, whose product MSSSTKKVVLWSKTGCHFCGEVKAFLTERNQPFENIEVQGNDVLRDVLEAKYGIRHVPVIEVGGDGKFEALMEPDLEKLAELLARADEAAAV is encoded by the coding sequence ATGTCATCATCAACCAAAAAAGTCGTGCTGTGGAGCAAAACAGGCTGTCATTTCTGCGGGGAAGTAAAAGCATTTTTGACAGAGCGAAACCAGCCTTTTGAGAACATTGAAGTGCAGGGCAATGACGTGCTGCGTGATGTGCTTGAAGCAAAATATGGCATTCGGCATGTACCTGTCATTGAAGTGGGAGGGGACGGCAAGTTTGAAGCCTTGATGGAACCTGATCTGGAGAAGCTGGCGGAACTTCTGGCACGAGCGGACGAAGCGGCAGCAGTCTAG
- a CDS encoding ABC transporter permease, which yields MVQTILSRLATSLLVIFGASVLVYCIMYLLPGDPVLLMLDPSSATPEMIENMRVQLGLDQPFYIQFANYFGDMLRGDFGKSMINSDPVLPKILEHFPATLALTALSSIIAITIGITLGVLSAIHRNGVIDFVARLVGLFGISMPTFWTGILLILLFSVQLGWFPAMGSDGFSSLVLPAATLGLVGAGFIVRMVRNSMLEVINEPFIVALRAKGLSERAIMYGHALRNALIPTVTVIGMLIGDLLAGTVVVETVFSRQGIGRIIADALMAKDLPVVQGVVFFTSIIYVVLNLLVDISYSYIDPRVRRAVRT from the coding sequence ATGGTTCAAACGATACTGTCACGACTCGCAACATCGCTTCTGGTTATTTTCGGAGCTTCGGTGCTGGTGTACTGCATCATGTATCTTCTGCCGGGTGATCCGGTTCTGCTCATGCTGGACCCATCCTCGGCTACCCCGGAGATGATCGAAAATATGCGGGTTCAGCTTGGACTGGATCAGCCGTTTTACATCCAGTTTGCGAACTATTTTGGTGATATGCTGCGTGGGGATTTCGGTAAATCAATGATCAATTCGGATCCGGTTTTGCCGAAAATACTGGAACATTTTCCAGCAACACTGGCTTTGACCGCACTTAGCTCAATCATTGCCATTACGATCGGAATTACACTTGGTGTATTGTCTGCGATTCATCGCAATGGCGTGATTGATTTCGTTGCCCGGCTCGTTGGACTGTTTGGCATTTCCATGCCAACCTTCTGGACGGGGATATTGCTCATCCTGTTATTTTCAGTACAGCTTGGCTGGTTCCCGGCGATGGGTTCCGACGGATTCAGCTCACTGGTTCTTCCGGCTGCAACACTGGGTCTCGTAGGTGCAGGATTTATCGTACGGATGGTACGGAACAGCATGCTGGAAGTGATCAATGAACCGTTTATCGTGGCATTACGGGCCAAAGGACTTTCGGAACGTGCCATCATGTATGGTCATGCACTGCGTAATGCGCTTATTCCTACTGTAACGGTAATCGGCATGCTGATTGGTGATCTGCTTGCGGGAACCGTGGTTGTGGAGACCGTCTTCTCCAGACAGGGGATCGGCCGAATTATTGCGGATGCGCTGATGGCCAAGGATCTGCCAGTGGTGCAAGGTGTGGTTTTCTTTACATCTATCATCTACGTTGTCTTGAACCTGCTGGTGGATATCTCGTATTCGTACATTGATCCCCGGGTTCGGCGTGCAGTCCGAACATAA
- a CDS encoding LLM class flavin-dependent oxidoreductase: MTAKRSLKFGAIIHGVGGSNTTWRHPEVLSDASVNFGFYKRQALKAEEGKFDLVFIADGLYITEKSIPHFLNRFEPISILSALAAVTSRIGLVGTLSTSYSDPFTVARQFGSLDQISDGRAGWNVVTSPLEGTAKNYSKSNHPTHPERYRIAAEYLQVTKGLWDSWEDDAFVRDKESGVFFDPSKLHTLNHEGEFFSVQGPLNIARSRQGQPVIFQAGSSEDGKTLAAQEADAVFTGHDTIEDAQAFYKDVKTRAASYGRSSQDIVILPGINPIVGRTEEEAELKYQEIASLVTIDKALDYLGRFFEHHDFSQYPLDEPFPELNGIGSNSFRSGTDKIKKDAKEQGLTLREVALRAATPRSKFLGTPEQVADKIQEWFETEAADGFIIASELPSGLSDFVELVVPILQERGLYRTDYEHDTLRGNLGVQIPVNRYTAAKEQVVSDLA, from the coding sequence ATGACAGCGAAACGCAGTTTGAAATTTGGAGCCATTATTCATGGGGTTGGAGGAAGCAACACCACATGGAGACACCCGGAGGTTCTGTCGGATGCCAGCGTTAACTTTGGATTCTACAAACGTCAGGCACTGAAAGCGGAGGAAGGCAAGTTCGATCTGGTCTTTATCGCAGACGGTCTGTATATTACCGAGAAATCCATTCCGCATTTCCTCAATCGCTTCGAACCAATCAGTATCCTCTCCGCTTTGGCTGCCGTTACTTCACGTATTGGACTGGTAGGCACCCTCTCGACATCCTATAGTGATCCGTTCACCGTAGCCAGACAGTTCGGTTCCCTCGATCAGATCAGTGATGGCCGTGCTGGCTGGAACGTCGTGACTTCTCCGCTGGAAGGTACAGCGAAGAACTACAGTAAGAGTAATCACCCTACGCATCCGGAACGTTACCGTATTGCCGCGGAATATTTACAGGTAACCAAAGGGTTGTGGGACTCTTGGGAAGATGATGCCTTTGTAAGAGACAAAGAGAGCGGTGTATTCTTCGACCCATCCAAACTGCACACGCTTAATCATGAAGGAGAGTTTTTCTCCGTACAAGGTCCGCTCAATATTGCCCGTTCACGGCAAGGACAGCCGGTGATTTTCCAGGCAGGTTCATCGGAAGATGGCAAAACGCTGGCGGCGCAAGAAGCGGATGCTGTCTTTACCGGACACGATACGATTGAAGATGCACAGGCATTCTATAAGGATGTGAAAACACGTGCGGCTTCCTATGGACGTTCTTCACAGGATATTGTTATTCTGCCAGGCATCAATCCTATTGTTGGACGGACGGAAGAGGAAGCTGAATTGAAATATCAGGAGATCGCGAGCCTGGTTACCATTGATAAAGCGCTGGATTATCTGGGACGTTTCTTCGAACACCATGATTTCTCCCAATATCCACTTGATGAACCGTTCCCGGAGCTGAATGGCATTGGAAGCAACAGCTTCCGCAGTGGAACTGACAAGATCAAGAAGGATGCCAAGGAGCAAGGATTGACCTTGCGTGAAGTGGCTCTGCGGGCAGCAACACCGCGCAGCAAATTCCTGGGAACACCGGAGCAGGTCGCTGACAAGATTCAGGAATGGTTTGAGACGGAAGCAGCGGATGGTTTCATTATTGCTTCGGAACTGCCGAGTGGATTGTCTGATTTTGTGGAACTCGTTGTGCCGATTCTGCAAGAACGCGGCCTGTATCGTACGGACTATGAACACGATACATTGCGAGGTAACCTTGGGGTGCAAATTCCAGTTAACCGTTATACGGCTGCCAAGGAACAAGTCGTATCTGATTTGGCATAA
- the ssuE gene encoding NADPH-dependent FMN reductase, translating to MSHVVIIAGSPSKRSRLTGLTDYSSQKLTEAGITVEVIHVVDLPADDLVQARFDSSFIRDALAVVEAADAVIVATPVYKASYSGVLKLFLDLIPQEGLRGKLTLPLVIGGSIAHLLAIDYALKPVLAALGGRHILGGVYAVDQGIERLDDGEFVLSADITTRLDRSLDELILTLEKDGITIS from the coding sequence ATGTCACATGTTGTCATTATTGCAGGATCACCATCCAAACGTTCGCGTTTGACAGGTCTGACGGATTACAGCAGCCAAAAATTAACGGAGGCAGGCATCACCGTTGAAGTCATTCATGTTGTGGATCTGCCCGCTGACGATCTGGTGCAAGCCCGGTTTGACAGCTCATTCATTCGTGATGCACTTGCTGTCGTGGAAGCGGCGGATGCAGTTATTGTGGCTACACCGGTATACAAGGCATCGTACTCGGGAGTACTCAAGCTGTTCCTGGATCTGATTCCGCAAGAGGGGCTACGGGGTAAGTTGACACTTCCACTCGTTATCGGTGGCTCTATTGCTCATCTACTCGCGATTGATTATGCATTGAAGCCTGTTCTGGCAGCCCTTGGTGGAAGACATATCTTGGGTGGCGTATATGCTGTGGATCAGGGAATCGAACGACTGGATGATGGGGAATTTGTGCTCTCGGCGGATATTACTACACGTCTAGATCGCTCACTGGATGAATTGATATTGACACTGGAAAAGGATGGGATTACGATATCGTAA
- a CDS encoding aminoglycoside phosphotransferase family protein — MKNSIVRQAEQIASEFLLEQVKCSHQIVGKGFVNQVCLVETASHKVVVRMNDPDTYSTFVKEKWCIEQAASAGIPGPETLSVGVNAEHAYMIQTYVEGDNGLDTTVPTSVIWRKLGEYTQRMQSIQVAGFGREMHDPVQNQFYSPPHAGSDGSWQGYVQYNINSLTEQDPLIELGVITMKESQLVRQWFEQLKLQKFRFGLCHGDLSLKNTIVSSTGEITLLDWGNAEVTVVPYGDITQLMQCQLRGEGPDKEELKAFLEGYGTSTQEQERELNQASRVLLLKAFDTLRWAIDRSPDQIEFYTDLAKHAFKQVRRG, encoded by the coding sequence ATGAAGAATTCTATAGTCAGACAAGCCGAACAGATTGCCAGTGAGTTTCTGCTGGAACAAGTAAAATGCTCACATCAAATCGTGGGTAAAGGCTTTGTTAATCAGGTCTGTCTGGTGGAGACAGCAAGTCATAAAGTGGTTGTACGCATGAACGATCCAGATACATATTCTACCTTTGTGAAAGAAAAATGGTGCATCGAACAAGCGGCGAGTGCCGGTATTCCTGGGCCAGAGACATTGTCCGTTGGGGTCAACGCTGAACATGCCTATATGATTCAAACGTATGTGGAAGGGGATAACGGGTTGGACACGACAGTGCCCACGTCTGTGATTTGGAGGAAACTCGGTGAGTACACACAACGTATGCAATCCATCCAGGTGGCAGGTTTCGGAAGGGAAATGCATGATCCCGTACAAAACCAATTTTACTCTCCCCCTCATGCAGGATCAGATGGCAGTTGGCAAGGATATGTGCAATACAATATCAATAGTCTCACGGAGCAAGATCCATTGATTGAGCTTGGTGTCATTACGATGAAGGAATCACAGCTCGTAAGGCAATGGTTCGAACAATTGAAATTGCAAAAGTTCCGTTTTGGTTTATGCCATGGCGATCTCTCCTTGAAGAATACAATCGTAAGTTCAACGGGTGAGATTACCCTTCTGGACTGGGGGAATGCGGAGGTCACCGTCGTGCCGTATGGCGATATCACTCAACTCATGCAATGCCAGCTAAGGGGTGAGGGTCCTGACAAGGAAGAATTGAAAGCGTTTTTAGAAGGCTATGGGACAAGTACACAAGAGCAAGAGCGCGAACTGAATCAAGCGAGCCGTGTGTTGTTATTGAAAGCTTTTGATACCCTGAGGTGGGCCATAGATCGAAGTCCGGATCAGATCGAGTTCTACACTGATTTAGCAAAACATGCTTTTAAACAGGTTAGGAGGGGCTAA
- a CDS encoding ABC transporter substrate-binding protein: MNRSISWMKYMALAAVLVMVLSGCGAAGGSTNSTAQASGGGQAGQAEGGNLTFALATSPDTLDPHRSGLAVTVRAIRTIYDNLIVQLPDGSIKPWLATEWSVSEDGKSYTFKLREGVKFHDGTPFNAEAVKYNLDRVIDPATKAANSLALIRPYSSSEVIDEYTIKVNLESPSQAFLGNLSQALLGIVSPTAAQKYGDQLGKNPVGTGPYTFVKWDENADIVVAKNKDYNWGPETVENKAAPHVDTITFKIVPEEATRIGSVQSSQVLAAETVPPQNIAALKNDPNQQLLQANTVGLPYTLFFNLRKAPWDDVKVRQAVQSAVDVESIVKTLYLGNYERAWSALSPGILGYDASLEGSINPDINKANQMLDEQGWVKGTDGIRAKDGQKLTLRYVDGSPNREKRNDIAAIIQQQLKKVGIAVEVEITKDIATVIYQNWDYDLYGNSQVNSDPNALYAFYHTSAEGERPTLSGLSDPKIDELLEQGAVETDPDKRVEIYNQIQQYLIEQAVILPIYVFPYTVAASKKVEGIKFDSLGYPLFNDVRIQP, from the coding sequence ATGAACAGGTCTATCTCATGGATGAAATATATGGCATTGGCAGCAGTGTTGGTGATGGTATTATCCGGTTGCGGAGCGGCGGGAGGCAGCACGAACAGTACGGCACAGGCATCAGGCGGGGGGCAGGCCGGGCAAGCCGAAGGAGGCAACCTGACTTTTGCACTCGCGACTTCACCGGATACGCTTGACCCTCATCGTAGTGGGCTTGCCGTAACGGTACGCGCCATCCGGACGATCTACGACAATCTGATAGTACAGTTGCCGGACGGTTCCATCAAACCTTGGCTCGCCACGGAATGGAGCGTATCCGAGGATGGCAAGAGTTATACGTTCAAGCTGCGTGAAGGCGTGAAGTTCCATGATGGTACACCGTTTAATGCGGAAGCCGTGAAATACAATCTGGACCGGGTGATTGATCCGGCCACCAAAGCTGCCAATTCCCTTGCCCTGATTAGACCCTATAGCTCCTCCGAAGTCATTGATGAATATACCATCAAGGTAAATCTGGAATCACCATCGCAAGCCTTTCTCGGCAACTTAAGCCAGGCGCTGCTAGGGATCGTATCCCCTACGGCTGCCCAAAAATATGGCGACCAGCTGGGTAAAAATCCGGTGGGAACAGGACCGTATACCTTTGTGAAATGGGATGAAAATGCGGATATCGTCGTTGCCAAAAACAAGGATTACAACTGGGGACCTGAGACGGTTGAAAATAAAGCTGCACCACATGTGGATACGATCACATTCAAGATTGTACCGGAAGAAGCGACGCGTATCGGAAGTGTTCAGAGTAGTCAGGTACTCGCTGCCGAGACGGTTCCCCCGCAAAATATCGCTGCATTAAAAAACGATCCGAACCAGCAATTGTTGCAGGCCAACACAGTTGGGTTGCCATATACACTCTTTTTCAATCTGCGCAAAGCGCCTTGGGATGATGTGAAAGTAAGGCAGGCGGTACAATCCGCCGTAGATGTAGAATCGATTGTCAAAACATTGTATCTGGGCAACTACGAACGAGCATGGTCTGCACTGTCTCCTGGAATCCTGGGTTATGATGCATCGCTGGAAGGTAGCATTAACCCGGACATCAACAAAGCGAATCAAATGCTCGATGAACAAGGCTGGGTGAAAGGCACTGACGGTATTCGTGCCAAAGACGGCCAGAAACTGACCCTGCGTTATGTCGATGGTTCGCCAAATCGGGAGAAACGCAATGACATTGCCGCCATTATCCAACAACAGTTGAAAAAGGTTGGCATTGCTGTTGAAGTCGAGATTACAAAAGATATCGCAACAGTCATCTATCAGAACTGGGATTATGATCTCTATGGCAACAGTCAGGTCAATTCTGACCCAAATGCCTTGTACGCTTTCTATCATACGAGTGCAGAGGGCGAGCGTCCGACATTGTCCGGTTTGTCTGATCCAAAGATCGATGAACTGTTAGAGCAGGGAGCGGTTGAGACAGATCCTGATAAACGTGTCGAGATCTACAATCAGATCCAGCAATACCTGATTGAGCAAGCGGTAATTCTGCCGATCTATGTATTCCCGTATACCGTCGCAGCATCCAAAAAGGTCGAAGGCATCAAGTTTGATTCATTAGGTTATCCACTCTTTAACGATGTTCGCATTCAGCCCTAA
- a CDS encoding ABC transporter permease, translating to MSMKPLAGDKKVWAGSVGRIRLWNRRPWRYRVSFAVSRLFFYAALLVVVFTVACAIVPGWIAPYDPTQMMTDAILQAPSAAHLFGTDYFGRDIFSVVVHGSRDSLLIGFASVLVGGIVGSALGIISGYAGGVVDTITMRTVDILMAVPGVLLALSVAAALGPGLMNIALAVAVSSIPGYARVMRGQVISVKGLPFITATRSLGGSNTRIFWKHVLPHSLSPLLVMATLGVGTSILTGSGLSFLGLGVLKEIPDWGALLSQGRGYLTVAWWICTFPGLAITLFVLAVNLIGDDIRDRLDPKVKGAA from the coding sequence ATGAGCATGAAACCTTTGGCTGGTGACAAAAAAGTATGGGCGGGCAGTGTAGGACGTATCCGTCTGTGGAATCGCCGTCCTTGGCGCTATCGCGTCTCATTCGCGGTATCCCGATTATTCTTTTATGCAGCATTGCTGGTGGTGGTGTTTACCGTGGCATGTGCGATTGTACCAGGCTGGATTGCTCCCTATGATCCAACTCAGATGATGACGGATGCCATACTGCAGGCTCCTTCTGCTGCGCATCTGTTCGGGACGGACTATTTTGGCAGGGATATCTTCAGTGTGGTTGTGCATGGAAGCAGGGATTCGCTGCTCATTGGATTTGCTTCGGTTCTGGTGGGCGGTATTGTCGGTAGTGCTCTTGGTATTATCTCCGGTTATGCCGGAGGAGTTGTCGATACCATCACCATGCGGACTGTTGATATTCTGATGGCTGTACCCGGTGTGCTCCTGGCATTGTCTGTTGCAGCTGCTCTCGGGCCAGGACTAATGAATATTGCACTGGCTGTTGCTGTTTCCTCCATTCCGGGGTACGCAAGGGTGATGCGTGGGCAGGTCATATCGGTCAAAGGTCTGCCTTTCATTACAGCGACACGTTCACTGGGCGGTTCCAATACGCGTATTTTCTGGAAACATGTACTGCCGCATTCGTTGTCACCACTGCTGGTCATGGCTACGCTTGGCGTAGGGACATCGATCCTGACGGGCTCCGGACTCAGCTTTCTGGGACTTGGGGTGTTGAAGGAAATTCCGGATTGGGGCGCATTGCTCTCGCAAGGTAGAGGTTATCTGACGGTTGCCTGGTGGATCTGTACATTCCCGGGTCTGGCGATCACTTTGTTTGTACTGGCGGTTAATCTGATTGGAGACGATATTCGCGATCGGCTGGACCCCAAAGTAAAAGGAGCGGCTTGA